A single window of Scylla paramamosain isolate STU-SP2022 chromosome 27, ASM3559412v1, whole genome shotgun sequence DNA harbors:
- the LOC135114008 gene encoding coiled-coil domain-containing protein 103-like, giving the protein MACGGWEGSVDSSQLEARLRAGLEADRRYTVENAAKLRAIHSAPTYEEFRQLVLGAHLKPLDRNDKNKAKPSIWNSFASTGTKKTNKPPPQDMENSVYPTDVYYDVNNPPTTSEGLVQLWERLDLAERLELLRNLSPQATEKLAGGLVAGGLLGDAITTLLAFTPTVSDVVMVVNMLHALTLAKRFSLSVTLVCGEERWAWGRLLEKLQLALSERPQDLAEMNVTEWTLAQLKLKFNL; this is encoded by the exons ATGGCATGTGGAGGCTGGGAAGGAAGTGTAGATTCTAGCCAGCTTGAAGCCCGACTTCGTGCGGGATTGGAGGCTGATCGTCGATATACAGTAGAAAATGCAGCCAAACTGCGGGCTATTCATTCTGCTCCAACCTATGAAGAGTTTCGGCAGCTTGTTCTTG GTGCCCATCTGAAACCTCTGGAcagaaatgacaaaaataagGCCAAACCTTCCATATGGAATTCCTTTGCATCAACAGGAACTAAAAAGACAAATAAGCCTCCACCACAAGACATGGAAAACTCAGTTTACCCAACTGATGTCTATTAT GATGTCAACAACCCTCCAACCACTTCAGAAGGGCTTGTACAGTTATGGGAACGACTTGATCTAGCTGAGCGACTTGAGCTACTTCGTAATTTGTCACCTCAAGCAACAGAAAAATTGGCAGGAGGCTTGGTGGCTGGTGGTCTCTTAGGTGATGCCATCACCACACTTCTGGCCTTCACACCAACTGTTAGTGATGTAGTCATGGTTGTTAATATGCTCCATGCACTTACTTTAGCTAAGAG ATTTAGTTTGAGTGTTACCCTGGTGTGTGGAGAGGAGCGGTGGGCATGGGGCCGCTTGTTGGAGAAGCTGCAGCTGGCCCTCTCGGAGCGGCCCCAAGACCTGGCTGAGATGAACGTCACTGAATGGACTCTGGCTCAGCTCAAGCTCAAGTTTAATCTCTAG
- the LOC135114010 gene encoding large ribosomal subunit protein eL31-like translates to MPRVKGEKKSQSAIDKVVTREYTINMHKRLYGVSFKKRAPRAIKEIRKFAKKQMNTEDVRLDVRLNKHIWCRGIRNVPFRIRVRLSRRRNEDEDSTHPFYTLVTFVPVASFKGLGTENVDEGSDD, encoded by the exons ATGCCGCGTGTCAAAGGTGAAAAGAAGAGCCAGTCGGCCATTGACAAGGTGGTGACCCGTGAGTACACCATCAACATGCACAAGAGATTGTACGGTGTATCTTTCAAGAAGAGAGCACCTCGTGCTATCAAGGAAATCCGCAAGTTTGCCAAGAAGCAAATGAACACCGAAGATGTGCGTCTGGATGTCAGGCTAAACAAGCACATCTGGTGCAGGGGAATCAG GAATGTTCCCTTCCGCATCCGAGTTCGTCTTTCCCGTCGCCGCAATGAGGATGAAGACTCCACTCACCCTTTCTACACCCTAGTAACCTTTGTCCCTGTTGCTTCCTTTAAGGGACTAGGAACTGAGAATGTAGATGAAGGCTCTGATGATTAA
- the LOC135114013 gene encoding small ribosomal subunit protein eS25-like, which yields MPPKKDTKAKQPAKQTAKKKEGGGGGKAKKKKWSKGKVRDKLNNLVLFDKPTYDKLLKEVPSYKLITPSVVSERLKITGSLARRALDELQTKGLIRQVVKHHAQVVYTRTTKSED from the exons ATG CCTCCTAAGAAGGACACCAaggccaagcagccagccaagcagaccgccaagaagaaggagggaggaggaggaggaaaggccaagaagaagaagtggtCAAAGGGAAAG GTCCGTGACAAGTTGAACAACCTTGTGCTGTTCGACAAGCCCACGTACGACAAGCTGCTGAAGGAGGTGCCATCGTACAAGCTCATCACCCCCTCTGTAGTCAGTGAGCGTCTCAAGATCACTGGTTCCCTGGCACGCCGAGCACTTGACGAGCTCCAGACTAAAG GACTCATTCGGCAGGTGGTTAAGCATCATGCACAGGTGGTATATACCAGAACCACAAAATCTGAAGactaa